Proteins from a genomic interval of Dasania marina DSM 21967:
- a CDS encoding DUF1326 domain-containing protein, whose protein sequence is MPNQQPWALSMHHIECCNCSHGCGCQFAGFPDSESGGCEAILGFEVIKGHFKELDLAGLKMVFAAMWPKAIHEGNGKGALFIDSAASDEQVTALATIMSGQAGGMPVEAIASTFTEFEGPVIKNIHMNSDANNASFSIEGVLEAQQAPLKNPVTGDDHHVHITYPDGGFMWDDGIVGTTTAMSMHYGNMSFQHVGRFAAKAIANWPNG, encoded by the coding sequence ATGCCGAATCAACAACCATGGGCTTTATCCATGCACCATATAGAATGCTGCAACTGTAGCCATGGCTGCGGTTGTCAGTTTGCTGGTTTCCCCGATAGTGAATCTGGTGGCTGCGAGGCTATTTTGGGGTTTGAAGTAATTAAAGGCCACTTTAAAGAGCTGGACTTAGCCGGCTTAAAAATGGTTTTTGCTGCCATGTGGCCCAAGGCCATTCACGAGGGCAATGGCAAAGGCGCTTTATTTATTGATAGTGCCGCTAGCGATGAACAGGTGACGGCCTTAGCCACTATTATGTCAGGCCAGGCTGGCGGCATGCCGGTAGAAGCCATAGCCTCCACCTTCACGGAATTTGAAGGCCCGGTTATAAAAAACATACACATGAACAGCGATGCTAACAATGCCTCCTTCTCTATTGAAGGGGTATTAGAAGCCCAACAAGCACCGTTAAAAAACCCGGTAACCGGTGACGACCACCACGTGCATATCACCTACCCCGACGGCGGCTTTATGTGGGACGACGGTATCGTTGGCACCACCACTGCCATGTCTATGCATTATGGCAATATGTCCTTTCAGCATGTGGGCCGCTTTGCAGCAAAAGCCATTGCTAATTGGCCTAACGGCTAA
- a CDS encoding DUF2182 domain-containing protein, whose protein sequence is MAAVILLLIIFSWYYMLFGMSMNMQPVATWSYADIAVLMMMWAIMMAGMMLPAAYPVVMLVEQLNQKRIQRQASYTPTLFFVLGYLLAWTLYSVAISLIQYGLHYWALLNPMMRSANPWFSAALLIAAGSYQFTPLKQACLQRCRSPLSLLSLHWQEGIKGAIHLGFIHGQYCLGCCWFLMALLFVTGVMNLQWIFILTAVVLIEKVVAKGPYVEKALGLLLITLGVISALSGGMGFFN, encoded by the coding sequence GTGGCCGCGGTTATTCTGCTGCTGATTATTTTCAGCTGGTACTACATGCTGTTTGGTATGAGCATGAATATGCAGCCTGTAGCCACCTGGAGCTATGCCGACATCGCGGTGCTTATGATGATGTGGGCGATTATGATGGCCGGCATGATGCTGCCTGCCGCCTACCCGGTGGTTATGCTGGTTGAGCAACTCAACCAAAAGCGTATACAGCGGCAAGCAAGCTACACACCCACCTTGTTTTTTGTGCTGGGCTACCTGCTGGCATGGACGCTCTATAGTGTAGCCATTAGCCTTATACAATATGGCCTGCATTATTGGGCGCTACTCAACCCTATGATGCGTAGTGCTAACCCATGGTTTAGTGCCGCGCTGCTGATTGCCGCTGGCAGCTACCAGTTCACGCCGCTGAAACAAGCCTGCTTACAACGTTGCCGCTCGCCGCTGTCGCTACTATCGCTGCACTGGCAAGAGGGCATAAAAGGCGCCATACACTTGGGGTTTATACACGGCCAATACTGCCTGGGGTGCTGCTGGTTTTTAATGGCCTTATTATTTGTCACCGGCGTAATGAATTTGCAGTGGATATTTATACTGACTGCCGTAGTGCTAATCGAAAAGGTGGTGGCTAAAGGGCCTTATGTAGAAAAGGCGCTTGGGTTACTTCTTATTACCCTCGGTGTTATTTCTGCTTTGAGTGGGGGAATGGGCTTTTTTAATTGA